GGGCAATTTTTGCAATTCCCAGCCAGACCTTGGGTAAGAAATggctggctcctgcctttaTCTGCTAGCACACgcttccttctctctgtggTTTATCCACCGCTTCTAAAGCGGTTTGAATGTTTGCAGAaggatatatatattttttttaatttattttgggttgtgattgctttatttctatttcaaagcTTTAGGAAAATATGGGTTTGACAGTAACTGAATGCACTTGAATATTGCGTACTGATCTCAACCACTTGCTAGTAATGAAATCAAGGTTGAAAATGAGACTTTCAGATTTTTGGTCAGTATTTTTCCCCATTCCACTCATTTCAGGCCTGTTGACCTGAAGCCCCTTGCCTACTTCCAACAGAAATCTCTTCTGGAGATGCAGAAACTCCGAGTTTCCACAGTGCTGAGCTGGGGAGCTGGAGGTGGTTGGGTTTTCAGGGCACAATGAAAACCTCTTACAAAGCATTTCCTGAGATCTACTAATGAAGAGGATTagatatcttttttcttttttctttttttttttttaagtaatgacTTGAATAAATATCTCCTTTCCAAACTTACAGGCCCCCTGGCAAGGACTTGAATCTTTAGTAGGCAAATGAATATAAACTGTTTTGCAGCCTGACAGCAGAAGTAAACTGACTTAACCAGCCGGTAATTACCCACAAACATGCTCCCTTCCATTCCTCCCTAATTGCTGGGGCTTTCTGGGAGCGCTAACTCAGGCAGCACACCCTGGGGGCAACGGGCTTTAAAAtcgtcctttaaaaaaaaacccagtaaggATTTTTAAGTCCTCTAAAGCTTCTGTAACTTGTGTTTTGTAGCTGAGCCAGGAGAGGTAAGCACAAGCCTTGTTGTTCTTGTTGTAACCCCCAGACCAGCCGTCGCAGTATTCCGTCCCCGCTTCTGGAGCACATGGGGATAGTGGCTCCCTCCCGCTGCTGTTCCCAGAGGCTCCAGACCAAGGAGGATCCCTCACCGGTACAAACCAGTACAAACCATTGTTTCTAAGCCACGTCCATCTGCCTGCAGTGCACAAACCCCGATGGAGCGAGGTCCCGAGCGTTTGCAGCTCCTGTTGTGTCCCAGGAGGTGGGGCAGTGCTGAGGACCGTGTTGGGGTTACCTTCCCTCCGTGGCTCCAAACAAGGTGGCTGTGGAGAAATTCCCTTCCAGCCCACCCAGGCCAGGTGCCCGTGGGTTTTCCCACCAGAGGCTATTAGTGGGGAGGTGTGGGGTGATCCAGCTCCCCAATCTTCGGACAGGAGCGGAGCACgtaaggaaaggaaacaaacaacGGCATGTGTCTTATCTGCTCCAGGGGCTCCCTGCAGACAGTCCCTGTGTGGTCTCCACTGCTTCCCTTTGTCCTCGGGGTCTGGGCTGGCTAAAACCACCGGCTGGTGCAATACCGAAAGGCCGGACAAGGTAATGGCTGTCCCCAGCCAACCTTGCTATTTGCTCTAAGGTGACTTATCTTAAGCAATCAGCCTTGCCTTCCTGTTTAGCTTTCTTGCAGGACACTGTTAAACTAAAGCAACAGACTTGTACAGTCAGCATGTTGATAACTAGGGCACTGTCAATCCCTAAATAATTACTGAGCTGTTGCATATTTCCCATGATTGGTGTTTCTGGAAACGGGGTGTTTGGGTTCAGCTCTTGGGTTCCTCTCTCGAGGAAATACTGCCTTTCCTTTGCCACCCTTTTTCCGATTAATATTGTAATGAGCCTAGCTGCCGTGTGCCCAGGTAATCCCCTGTGAATTAGCCCTCCTGCAGTTGTATTTCCTTGGAGAACGAGCGCTGCCCAGCTCAAATTGGGACAAAAGGTGACACTTCAAGCGCCTTTGGGTGAGGCTTGTAGCACAGAAGGACTTGAGATGCTGGAGCTGCTTTGGTACTGCCTGGTATCACCCGTTTCTGGCACACAGCGTGGGAGGCTACGAGCCCCCGGCAGCTCAGAGGTACCGGCAGGTCATCTCCTTTTGCCAGGCTGCTGTCGATGGCGGGGAGATGCTGCTGACAGCCTGAGCCGGCCGCTGCGTGGGCAGGAGCATTGCAAACAGGCCAGGAAAAGTGCTGAGGCTCCTCTAATCGGCCAGGGGGGGCCTGACCCGGGGCTGCGGAGCAGATGGGGGATTGCGTGCTGCTCTTTATTGCCGAGCGAGTGCACTGCCCGGCTCGATGACCGCCTGGCTGTGCTcggcccctcctgcccctgctctgTATGCTGGGGCCGTGGTGCTGGCCAGCCCAGCCGGCTCTGGGACAAACATCCTTCTGGCATGGCCCTCGGTGTCTTCTGATGggatatttttatgttaaatatttgGCAGCATCTCCAGCCTATCCCTCCCCCTGGGCCACGGCCTGATGCGCGTTCATGGCCCCGGGATTCCCAGGTCTCTCTAAGCTTTCTGGGGGGGGCAGAAAGGGGAGAACAGAGGCAATGCCACCCCTCTGCTTTGCTTACACCGtgttgcctttgctgctgcaaagcAAGAGACGGCTTTTCATCTCCAGGCTGATGTGTTCAGCCAAAGCAAACCCAGAGCTCATGGCCTCAGGTAGCCACAGCCCCGGTGCTGGCCAGGGACCAGGCAGCATCTTGGCTCTTGCCCGGTATAAGGCAGCTCCGGGGGCCAAAGGAGCAGGCGATGGAGCTGGACCTGGGCTACGGGGGCTGAAACGGCACCTCTGGCCTCAGGGGAGCGTGGGGCTGGTTCCTCTCGGAGCAGGAACAACCTGGACCTTGGATCagatgcaattaaaaaaccaaattgTTCCTCTCAAATGACACAAGTGCTAACGCAGAGGCAAACACCTCGGGGTGGCCGGCGCTAGGCGAGCAGGAGGCGACGTCCTCGCACCGAACACCGGCCAGACCCCACACCCTCGGCGCAGAGCCGTGCTTGCAAAACACCCCTGAAAATAGCACAGGGTGTTTGCAGGCTGCGGTGCACCGGGAAGGGGACAAGGACAAGGAGCAGTTGACCGGGGGGCATTTGAAACTCGCTCTGTCCTCTCCCCTCTGCAGAGGCTGGCGCAGCCGCGAGCGTGCCGTGGCGTGCCGGCCGTTGGCCATGCCGCCAGCACCGTGCTGCCGAGGCACGCTGACATGTTCGCTTAATTGGCAGGAGCTCAGGACTGGAGCCGGGAGGAGGCTGTTGCCAGGCAAAACCTGAGTTGTTTGTGCAGCGACTCCCGTTTGCTGGACTTTGCCATGTGCAGGCTGTCAAGCAGCGCCAGATTGTTATCAGCACTGCTGTCTGGGGCCACCCGTGGTTGTgggatttatttcttcttttttttttttttttctccttctttcaccTTCTTTTATTGGGTTCGGTGTTTGTTATTCAAATGGACGGGATCTGACGGAGGGCTGTATGCCTCGTAGAGGATGGGAAGGGAAAGCTTCTCTGCAACTCTTGGGGGTCTTCAAACTGCACCGCGTAGAGCTGGGGGGGCAtcggggggtgctggggtggcaggagggggGACACGGTGGTTGCTTGTGGCCGCACAGAACCAGGGGAACCAGGGCAGCTCAGCGATTTTGGACAAATACCACTGCCCGTAAACGCGCGCAGACTCCTCGAGTGCCTTTGCCATGAGGTTGCTTTTCCCTTTGGCCCCAGGAGACATTTTCCGTGTCTCCCCGTGTTGAAGGCTGGGGAAAATGCCGCAGCAGGGCTGCGCGGGGGGAACCCGTCCTTCCTCTCGGAGCAGAGGGGATGCAGGCAGTGCGAGGCGGGGTGCctggccgggggcggggggctcaCGCTGCTGCAAGCCCGGGGGTCCCGCACGGCTCCCGGGTTCAGCTCGGGGCGATCCCCCCTCCCGGAACCCGCGGGAAACTAcaacccccagcaccccccgcgccgccgctcCCTATTGGCCGACGGGGGTGTGCGTGTTGGCCAAGCCTCCGCGTTACCATTGGTCGAGACGGGTCGGGGGCGTGGCTGACTCCGGCCCCGCCCTCCCCTCGCCGCGCTATGAaggcgggcgggcgcggggcgctCGGGAACCCGGGAACGTTCCAGAGCCCGGGGGTGTCcgggcaccccccgccccgcccggggccgCTCCACAGCCCGAGGGGGTCCCGGGGCCATGCCCGCCGCCTAGCCCCCGCGCTGCCATGCTGGTGGCCGGCTCGCCGTGCCGCCCCGCGGGGCTGGAGGAGTACCGGGGCTGCGGGGTCCGGCGGGGCGGCGAGGTAAGGGCTCGGCTCGGGGCTCGCCTGCCCCAGGGGCTCCCGGTTTGCAtcgccccctccccgggatGGGACCGGGTGCTGTGCAGCCCGCCCGGGGGTCCCTCGGGGAGGGACTGGtggtgccccccccgccccgggaccgCTGTCCCCCTCCGCCCGGGGCCATCCCCCCCCTCGGCCGGCTGTGCGGAGGGGAGAAGCAGGGACGTGTCGGGCCGGGCGGAGGAACCGGGGCCGGGCTGCAAAAATAACCCTCTTGCTGATTTGCAGTGAGCCTAAAAATAAGGGCTCCTGGGGATGGGGTGGCCCTGTCCTGTTACGGGGACGATCTCGGGGTCTCCTGAGCTCTCCAGGAGCTGTGATGTGTgtgggagctgggcagaggtCCTGCCCGCAGGTATGGGCAGGGAGgcaaagggaaactgaggcaggggctGGCGATGCAACGTGCCCCCCGGGGTTGGTGGTGCGGAGCTGGCGGGAggctggggggctctggggtcTCCGTCCAGTCATTCGGCTCGTGCTGCAGTTCCCAGGCCGGGCATGGGATCTCTTTCATGCCCCGGATAACCCAGAGCTACGGGAGAGCTCTGGCATTGCCCGGGGCTTTTGCATTTGGACTCCTGTGTGCAAAACTGGAGTCCCGAGGTGTCCAGGACTTTGCAGGACCTCCCTGTCCCTCCCAGGCAATCAGACTGGTCTGCAACTTCAGCCCCCCAATGTGCTGAGTTTCCTGAAAAGTTGGGAAATGCCTCTGTTTGTAAGACCTATTTtcctcacaaaaaaacccccccaacttgcagtttttcctcttgttcCTGCGTTCCCCTCAGATTTCCCCAGGGACAGCAGGATTGCTCTGCAACTTGGGGCTTTGCTTGTGGGGAGTTGGTGGCTCCCCAAATAGCCGTCCCACCTCGGTGTACCTGCAGGGATCGTTACTCCTGACACGGGCTGGAAGTTGGAAACCCCAGGATGGTGGGTGGGAAAGACCCCAGACAGCAGTGCTGCCGGGGACTCCCCTCCGGCGCTTGTCCTGGCATGAGCTGAAGCCTGAGGTCGGTGCTTTcgagcaggctgggggaagGACGGTGGTGGTGGGGATGCCACCGGTGTCTAGCAGGTACCGCTGAAACTCTGTGGGCTGGGACGCTTACAGCCGCCGTGAAAGCACCTCGGCTTTGTTCCTGCGCGCTGTGCAGCGGggtttgcagagctgcagggctgcctgtTCAGcggcagctctgctcttctccGTGAAACCTCTTCAGGTTTTCAGGACGAGGCAGGGGTGGGATTTGGGGATCCCGTTGTCCTTGCTGGAGCGTCACGGCAGCTTGGTTGCCTTTCCAGGAGTGGGTCTGGCTGGGGGTGCGGcaggggcagctcctgccaAGGCGGTTGCGCTCACGCATCGGCTCCGTGCGTCAGCGGGGCCGAGCCCCGGCGCTGCTCTCGCCCTCCCCGGTGCGGCCCAGGGACAGCCTGCTGCCTGGTTTTTGGCAGGAGCACGGTTACGAGGGGCAAACCTGCTCTGCCAGGTGGCTGCAATGGTGTTTGTTTAACCTCGCCTTATCGGGAATGATTTTCCAACACCTGACTAAGCACTGGCACcagtgcagggatggggggggggggagggagcctCGGTGCTCGGCACACTCCTGTTCCCAGGGGATTAACTCCTTCCCCCGGTGTCTCTGTGGAGACCCTCCACCTGCCCCGTGCTGGCTGGACCCTGGGAGCAGGTTGCGTGGCTGGTGCGAGTCAGAGCATCGCctcagtgcctcagtttccccatcagcagaagcaggaggtgATACACGGTGCGGCGAGGGTTAACTGCAGCACCCCTGAGGATTGCTTAATGCAGCAAAACATAATGAGTGTCTGCATAGGGATGGTTAAAATGCACTTTCAAAGGTCACCCTGGGCTGTCACTGGAAAGTGGTGGGGTGGGCCCGACTCCCCGGCTCCTTGCTGCTTTCAGGGTCAGAAGTCGCCCTGGCCGTGTCCCGTGGATTTGCCTGCCGGGGTCTCTCTGTTGCTGTCTCCTCCCAGGGAGCCTCTTGGAGCTCCAGAGAAGCTCCTTCTCCCCAAACCCTGAGTCAGCCAGCGTGGAGCCAGCTCAGCACCCGGAGCAGCGATGGCACGAGCCTGCTCCCGCTGTCACCCCGGTCTCACTTCCGTGGTGACTCAGGGCAGGAGCATCCCGGGTGCTCGGAGCATTCGGAGCCGCTGGATGCAGGCACTGCTTGCTTTGCTGGGGTGGCTGCAGCCCGGTGCCAGCAAGAGCCCGCGGCATGCCGCGACCCGCTGTCTGACACGTGGAGAGCGTGTGGCCACACTGACAGCTGCTGCGTGGTCACCTCGTGCCATCCCACACCCCTTCCCCGCTTTGGAGAGGGTGCTGGCCTGCACCTGCCACCTCAGTAGTGATTTGGAGGCAGCCGGCAGAAGACACCCGCTGTCACCGGGGCTGTGCCTGGCTCCAGCTCTCGGGTGTCTCTCCCGGTTGAAGCTGGGCGACGGCCCTGGGGCTCATCCTGTCACAGGGCACCGTGAAAAAGAccccgggcagcagcagctccctgctccgCAGCTGGAGAGTGGGACGTGCCATCCCGCCGTTGGCATCCCCGGTTGCGTGTGTCTGGGCACCctcctgccgctgccgccgTGTCCCCGTGACATGTCGCGTCTCCCGCAGGTGAATCCCGGCAGTGTGGACCCTCGTTGCCGCCTCGCCGCGGCCTCCTCTGCACGGttgcaggaggctgggagcaTGGCGCTGGGTGCGATGCTGGATGCTGAGCgctggggggggagcaggtttgggggcagagctgccctttGAGCTTCCCCGTCACTGGTGGGCTGGAAGGTGCGTGGTGTTGGTCTTGGAAGGGTTCTTGgttttggaaaatgctgttgctgtgcttgcttttctctgcatcGATGCCGTGGGTTTCCCACGCCTCCCCGCAGCTGCAGGATGTGtgtgggggtggctgtgccctGCCCACCCCGGGGAGCCTCTGTGGCCGTGGGTGGAGGGAAGCGATGcggggaagagagaaagggggTCACTGGGACTCGCCTGGGTGCAGTGTGGCTGACAGGACGCCTTGCAGGTGGTCCCTGGTGCTGCTCCCGCTTTGGTCGGTTCACCCAGAACCGGGTGCTGCGGGAGCGAGGGCTGCCTGCTTCCAGCTGTGAAGCACCTTGCTGTCCCTGAGGAACGAGCCATTTATTTTGGGTcctgggggctggcaggggaccAGGCATGCCTCGAGGCTTCGCTTGGGCTGGCGCTGCCTTCACCCGGTGCCCAGCTCCCTCCgtgtccccagcagcacaaGCAGGGGTGACCggtggctgctgcctgccccgtgCATCCCTCCCGGCTGCGTCTCTGCCTGCACCCGGAGCAGAGCAGGGTGCGGGTCCCCACCGGCCGGGCATCCCTCCGGCCGGGCCGCGGGAGCTTTGCTGTGTCTGACGCTGTGGGCACAGTTGCTGCTGCCTCGGGTTCTCCGTGGCGCTACTGCTTCCCGACGGGTTTGCACGGGGGACGTGTGCCATGGGGTGGAGCAGGGTGGTCACGAGCATCCCAGGGGGCTGAGACCCTGCCCGCTCCCTGGGCGGGCAGATTTGGACCCTGTGCTCACATCCTGCCTGCACATTTGAGACCGGGCTCCTTCAAAAGTCCCAGCGGAGGTGACCGGGCGCAGCCTGTGCTCAGGGACGGGTCCCAGCCCAACGGGGccaccccagctcctgctggcgGAGGGACCCCGGGAATTTCTGCAGGGAATGGGAAGAGGAGGTCGGCGCTGCCCCACCCGGAGCGGGGGCCCTGAGCACCTTCCTCTGGGGTGGGCACTGGGTGCCACTGCCGCCACCTGTATCCGGAGCGTGGGTTGGAGGAAGTGATGCTGTGGGCGTTTGTCTGCTGAATGCCCTTTCTGCTACCGCTGCCCCATCTCGGTCCTGGTTTCACGCAAGCACAGCATCCCCCCTGTTTCTGAGGGGACCGTGCACcagccccccccttccctctcgCCCCCTTCCCAGGGGTGGGAGCACTCAAACCCTTTTCCAccctctttttctctcagcCCCAAAGCAGGTTCTGGGGTTTCTGTAGGTGTTTTGGAGCGATTGTTTTAGCTCTCGCGGCTGGGTGCTGCGTCCCCCCTGTCTGCGGTTGGCACCTGTGGGTGCTGCTTTGATGCAGGCAGAGAAATTTCCCCTGCACGACTGCAAACTTGCAAGCTGATGGGATGCTGTGGTGCAaaagagggacagggaagggTGGATTCGGGTTCTGCTGCATCCCTGCAGCAGAAGGGCCGGGAGGGTCCCGGTCCCGTTGTGCTCTGGATGGGTGCTGGTGCTCGCAGCATCCCCATCGCTGCTCCTGGGTGCACCTTGGTTGGGCACAGCCGGGCTCCCACCCTCTggcaaaggggagaaaaatcatCTGCTTGGAGGAAATATAGGTGGGGAACACTTGCTGTCCCCTGGGGAGATGGAGCGTGGGGGGAGGGTGTCAAAAAGTTGCTGAGCCCCGTGCCTGGAGCGCGGCGAGCAGCGGCTAACCTGAACTGGGtggcttctttctgttttaagtGGGTTAACGGatttgggaaggggaaaaaaaaaaaaaaaaaaaaagctggtggAGATGTTTATCGGCATTTTGTGCCTGGGAGGGTTTGCGGGAACCCCGGGCGTCATATTTATGGTGGTGATTGCAAACCGCAGCGCCGGGCTGCTCCCGGGACCCGTCGCCGTCCCTCAGGACCCCCCTGggctctggttttctttttttttcccatggacGTGGTAAACCGGGAGCGTCTCCGCTCTCCTGGCTCACGATGCCGCGGCTCTGGTGTCCTGGCGCCGTCCCAGCGTGTCACACCTCCTGGGGGTGCAGAGCAACACCTCCGCCTGATTTCATCAGGCGCTGCCCGGCCTGACGCAAGGGTGCGGGGGCGATGGCCGCGTGTCCCCGTGGCCCGTGCGGGGCGGCCCCCTGCGTCACCCCTTCCCGTGCCGCTCTGCTCGTCCCGCCGGTGGCAGCCGCTCGTCCCGGGGATGCTCGGTGGCTCCTGGCTGCCCCGGTGCCGGGCtaaagctgctgctctttctttcctagGACAGAGGGATGAAGGtgccccagcagctggggaggggtcCCAGCGCCTTCATCCCCCTGGAAGAGGTAAGAGTGGTGGGGATGGTCTTGGGTGGGTGCGTCCCTACCTGCTGGGGGGCTCCTCCGCCCCTCGCTGCCATGGGTGGGGGGCTGTTAAGGAAGGATTTGCGtgcacacccccctccccccaattGCTAGTGCCTGGGCGGGGGTGGAATGGGGAAGGGTCACCCAGCTGGGGTATCCCTGTGACACCGGGGGAGTGTCTTGTTTTGGAGAACGGGGGGAGCAGTTGTGTTGTTTCACCCTGACGTTTTCCTGCCCCacatccctgccctgcctgtgcctcagtttccccattcaTCTTTCCCCTGTGCTGCAAATGCAGCctctgtcctgccctgccccccccaaccGAAAACTGTGCCCTGAAATCCCCGGGGCTCCCCGTGCCCCGGCACCCTCAGCCCTATCTCGGCACCCGGCATCGGTGTCCCAGATGGTTCCTCCTTCGGCAGAGATAACGCCACGGTTTCGTCACCACGGTGGGGGTGGAGAGGCCGGAGGGGGAGCCAAGCCCCATCTCCTCCTTGCCGCACACCAGCGCCCAAATAAACAACTTGACCCGCGGGCTGAGTCGGCTGGGCTGTGCGGGGTCTGGCATGGAGACCCCCcgtcaccccctgccccccggggccgggaggggggaggcgggcagcgggggctgccAGCGGTGTCCGTACCGGGCggcagggaagaggctgggCACCTCCGATGGGGTGAGCATCGATGTGGGGATGGGTGCTCCTGGGTCCCGCTGGCCACCGATGCTtgatttggggggagggggatgggggatgTCCTCCCTCTAGGTTAGGGGGGCTGTTGTGAAGAGTGGGGGGGCTCTTCATTGCCCTTCATcgccttcctctccctcctctccccgtCCCGGCAGATCCTGCAGGAAGGTGCGGAGAGCAGCCGTCGCCAGCTCCTCATCGAGGCCTTCGTCTCGGAGGGCAGGGTGGACAACATCACCATGGTCATGGGGCTGCACCCCCAGTATCTCAGCAGCTTTTGGAAGACCCAGTACCTCCTGCTGCGCATGGACGGGCCCCTGCCCTACCACAAGCGCCACTACATCGCCATCATGGTGAGGATGGGGGtcccttggggtggggggggtccctggaggGGACGTGTGGTCCTCTGCCAGGTTTTTGCCTGGAGGCAGGAAGGTGTTTGGGACCCCACAGCTGGGGTCCCCCTTGGAGCTGTGGTCCCAGAGGTTTGGAAGCTCCTTTGGGGTTGGTCCCATGGGGCACATCCAGGGTACCCCAGCACCCCTTCCCTCTAGAGCCCCTGGGGACCAGCATtgatctggggggggggcgggggggaaaccCCTGTCTGGACTCTCCTCCCCAGGGAAAGCCCTCCAAGGATGATGGAACAGGGGGGGTGGTGTGGCTGTCTGCCTTGGATTCTCCAAGGGCTTGTAGCAGGGTTGGGAGTCCCCTGGCCGGTGCTGGGGGCTGACTGCCCGGCTCTCCCCGCAGGCAGCAGCCCGGCACCAGTGCTCCTACCTGGTGGGCTTGCACATAGGGGAGTTCCTGCAGGTGGGGGGCAACCCGGCAtggctgcaggggctgcacTGTGCCCCCCAAAAACTCAGGAACCTCAATGAGATCAACAAACTGCTGGCGCACCGGCCCTGGCTCATCACCAAGGAGCACATCGAGGTGAGAAGCTCGGTGCAGATCGCCCCTCAAaacacactttattttttgggggtgggaCCCTGGGGGCCACATCCCCGCTTgcacccccactcccccccccacgTTTAACCCTTTCAGGGCTGAGGGAGTCTCTGAGCTGGGGCGCAGGGTCTGCGCTGCTCCGGATGGATGGGGAAGGGGTGACTTGTCCCCCATGGCTGGGGACAGTCCTGTCAACAGCGGCTGGTTTTTGGGGGAGGCGCATCCCAAACACCCTCCTGTCTCCCTGCCCTTGCCTTACCCCGGCTCTGGGGTGCAGTGGGGGGGTTACGGCCCGGGGGGTCTCTCCAACCCCATGTGCCTTGCAGGCTCTGCTGAAGACGGGGGAGAACAGCTGGTCACTGGCGGAGCTGGTGCAAGCCCTGGTGCTCCTCACCCACTACCACTCGCTCGCCTCCTTCGTCTTCGGCTGCGGCATCAACcctgaggaggagcaggatggGGGGCACGGCTGCCggcccccctcaccccacagcgacagcagccctgcctctgaTGACAACACGGGGGGCTCTGCGGtaagggaaggggggggtttCGCTGTGCAGGGTGCGAAGATCGGGCATGGCGGGGTGCTCGACTGCTTCATGGCCCTTCCCCTGGGAATTGCCTCAAGGGCTTTAACTGGGAACAGCAGATGCTTTAGGGCTGTGCAGTAGCACCCTCTGTGCGGTAGCGTCCTCCTCCTGGCTCCCAGGATGAAGCACGGGAGCAGCCAGGGTCTGGCCAAACCCGGAGACAAATGCTCTTTagagcagccccggggctgctccaggtgccagcagagctgtgggtgtgcagagagcagctccGTCTGCTTGCGACCCCTCTGCAACCTTGCTCGACGTGGGGCAGGGTTGACTCTGCCCTCTGCTTGCCCAGGGCAGAGATGCCATGCAGGAGGTGGAGGTGCTGATGGAGAGgctgaagctgctgcaggaaagccaactggaggaggagggtgtCACGCAGGAGGAGATGGCAACGCGCTTTGAGCTGGAGAAGACGGAGAGTTTGCTGGTCGCTCCCTCGGGTGAGGAGGTGCAGGGGTGCAGCTGGCTGGGGCCGGGGTCCCCACGGGGGGGGGAGGTCacgggggaggagggaaggagcggGATCCATCCCCCAGGTGCGGGGCTGACTCTGTCCAGGGTCACGCTGCTTCGCTCACGGCCGCCGCGGTGATGCCTTGCAGATATTGCGGATCACTCCCCGCAGTCCAACGTCCTCTGCTTCGTGGAGGACCCCGAGTTCGGCTACAAGGACTTCACGCGGAGGGGCGAGCAGGCGCCCCCCACTTTCCGTGCGCAGGTGGGTGCTCGCAGTCCCGTGCCAGCCGGTGGGGAAGGggtggcagggtgctgggtggcagggtgctgggtggcagggtgctgggtggcaggtcctgcttgtctcggtgggggggcagcggggcacTTCCCAGGGTCTTGGCACTGCACGGACAGCGTGGGTGCAGAGCGTGAAGGGCTGGGACCAGGCTGGAGCTGTCTGAGCAGCGCAACCAGATCCTGATAATTGAGGGGGGTCGACATGGAGAAGGGACCCCACGTTTCCCCATCAAGCCCCTACCCCAGCATCCCTTCTCCGGCAGGATTACACCTGGGAGGACCACGGCTACTCGCTGATCAACCGCCTCTACCCCGACGTGGGGCAGCTCCTGGATGAGAAGTTCCAGGTCGTCTACAACCTGACGTACAACACCATCGCCATGCACTGCGGCGTGGACACGTCCATGCTGCGCAGGGCCATCTGGAATTACGTCCACTGTGTTTTTGGCATCCGGTAGGTCCCCGAGCC
Above is a genomic segment from Grus americana isolate bGruAme1 unplaced genomic scaffold, bGruAme1.mat scaffold_556, whole genome shotgun sequence containing:
- the LOC129200833 gene encoding sestrin-2-like isoform X2; translation: METPRHPLPPGAGRGEAGSGGCQRCPYRAAGKRLGTSDGILQEGAESSRRQLLIEAFVSEGRVDNITMVMGLHPQYLSSFWKTQYLLLRMDGPLPYHKRHYIAIMAAARHQCSYLVGLHIGEFLQVGGNPAWLQGLHCAPQKLRNLNEINKLLAHRPWLITKEHIEALLKTGENSWSLAELVQALVLLTHYHSLASFVFGCGINPEEEQDGGHGCRPPSPHSDSSPASDDNTGGSAGRDAMQEVEVLMERLKLLQESQLEEEGVTQEEMATRFELEKTESLLVAPSDIADHSPQSNVLCFVEDPEFGYKDFTRRGEQAPPTFRAQDYTWEDHGYSLINRLYPDVGQLLDEKFQVVYNLTYNTIAMHCGVDTSMLRRAIWNYVHCVFGIRYDDYDYGEVNQLLERSLKIYIKTVACYPEKTTKRMYTQFWRHFKHSEKVHINLLLLEARMQAALLYALRAVTRYMT
- the LOC129200833 gene encoding sestrin-2-like isoform X1 → MLVAGSPCRPAGLEEYRGCGVRRGGEDRGMKVPQQLGRGPSAFIPLEEILQEGAESSRRQLLIEAFVSEGRVDNITMVMGLHPQYLSSFWKTQYLLLRMDGPLPYHKRHYIAIMAAARHQCSYLVGLHIGEFLQVGGNPAWLQGLHCAPQKLRNLNEINKLLAHRPWLITKEHIEALLKTGENSWSLAELVQALVLLTHYHSLASFVFGCGINPEEEQDGGHGCRPPSPHSDSSPASDDNTGGSAGRDAMQEVEVLMERLKLLQESQLEEEGVTQEEMATRFELEKTESLLVAPSDIADHSPQSNVLCFVEDPEFGYKDFTRRGEQAPPTFRAQDYTWEDHGYSLINRLYPDVGQLLDEKFQVVYNLTYNTIAMHCGVDTSMLRRAIWNYVHCVFGIRYDDYDYGEVNQLLERSLKIYIKTVACYPEKTTKRMYTQFWRHFKHSEKVHINLLLLEARMQAALLYALRAVTRYMT